In one Fundulus heteroclitus isolate FHET01 chromosome 3, MU-UCD_Fhet_4.1, whole genome shotgun sequence genomic region, the following are encoded:
- the LOC105931570 gene encoding vesicle-associated membrane protein 1, whose protein sequence is MSAPDAAAPPAAGPPGAPGAPGADGAPGGAPPGPPNTSSNRRLQQTQAQVEEVVDIMRVNVDKVLERDQKLSELDDRADALQAGASQFESCAAKLKNKYWWKNCKMMIMMGIIGVIVVGIIFLYFFY, encoded by the exons AT GTCTGCCCCCGATGCTGCCGCCCCTCCTGCTGCTGGACCTCCAGGGGCTCCAGGTGCCCCCGGTGCAGATGGAGCCCCAGGCGGTGCACCTCCAGGCCCCCCCAACACATCGAGCAACCGCAGGCTTCAGCAGACACAGGCTCAAGTTGAGGAG GTGGTGGATATTATGAGGGTGAACGTGGACAAGGTTTTGGAAAGGGACCAGAAGCTTTCAGAGTTGGATGACAGAGCAGATGCTCTCCAGGCCGGAGCCTCCCAGTTTGAAAGCTGCGCAGCCAAGCTAAAAAACAAGTACTGGTGGAAGAACTGCAAG aTGATGATCATGATGGGCATCATTGGAGTCATTGTGGTTGGAATAATATTCT TGTACTTCTTCTACTGA